A genomic stretch from Rhodobacterales bacterium HKCCA1288 includes:
- a CDS encoding ComEC/Rec2 family competence protein — MAVLGVVVSSILAGAATAPFAAMHFNRLTTYGLVANLIAMPIMGILVMPLGVVAGLLAPFGLANLALYPMEQGLTLILSVAHEVAAWPRAVRMVVSPAPLVMPVFAAGFVGGLIWNGPMRAAFLLPMGVALWISGQSPRPDILIAPSARLVGVMDAAGLRVPSHARGERFVVDLWLENDGDRATQPEAAARPLWQAEGAGQAATVKGYRVWHGRGEAALADALSACGAADVVILAARLNPSDSPGPCLFFDARDMARAGAVALHLPQGGIGPIAIETSRASQGARLWSGRSR, encoded by the coding sequence ATGGCAGTGTTAGGGGTGGTTGTCTCATCCATTCTTGCAGGGGCAGCAACTGCGCCTTTTGCGGCGATGCATTTCAACCGCCTCACCACCTATGGCTTGGTCGCGAATTTGATTGCGATGCCGATCATGGGCATTTTGGTGATGCCATTGGGGGTTGTGGCAGGCCTGCTTGCGCCTTTTGGTCTTGCCAATTTGGCGCTCTATCCGATGGAGCAGGGCCTGACCCTCATCTTATCCGTGGCGCATGAGGTGGCGGCATGGCCGCGTGCGGTGCGTATGGTCGTCAGCCCCGCACCGCTTGTCATGCCCGTTTTCGCGGCGGGGTTTGTGGGCGGATTGATTTGGAACGGGCCAATGCGGGCCGCCTTTCTCTTGCCCATGGGAGTGGCCCTTTGGATTTCGGGCCAAAGCCCGCGACCAGACATCTTGATTGCCCCTTCAGCGCGTCTTGTCGGGGTGATGGATGCGGCGGGCCTACGTGTGCCAAGCCATGCGCGCGGCGAGAGGTTCGTGGTGGATCTCTGGCTTGAAAACGATGGGGATCGCGCGACCCAACCCGAGGCGGCCGCACGACCGCTTTGGCAGGCGGAGGGGGCAGGGCAGGCTGCCACCGTCAAAGGGTATCGTGTTTGGCACGGGCGGGGCGAGGCGGCCTTGGCGGATGCCCTTTCTGCCTGTGGGGCAGCGGATGTTGTGATCCTTGCCGCCCGTCTAAACCCATCGGATAGTCCGGGGCCTTGCCTATTTTTTGATGCGCGCGATATGGCCCGTGCAGGCGCTGTGGCCTTGCATTTGCCCCAAGGGGGTATCGGCCCAATTGCCATAGAAACAAGCCGCGCATCACAGGGTGCGCGGCTTTGGTCTGGCAGGTCACGATAA
- the recA gene encoding recombinase RecA: MAMADILDMTDRNAAEKQKALDSALAQIERQFGKGSIMRLGGENAIQEIEATSTGSLGLDIALGIGGLPKGRIIEIYGPESSGKTTLTLHAVAEEQKKGGVCAFVDAEHALDPQYAKKLGVNLDDLLISQPDTGEQALEITDTLVRSGAVSLVVVDSVAALTPKSELEGDMGDSSVGVHARLMSQAMRKLTGSIARSNCMVIFINQIRMKIGVMFGSPETTTGGNALKFYSSVRLDIRRIGAIKDRDEVVGNQTRVKVVKNKVAPPFKQVEFDIMYGEGISKTGELLDLGVKAGVVEKSGAWFSYGDERIGQGRENAKQFLKDNPSMALEIEDKIRAAHGLEFGMDDSDDSAMVED; this comes from the coding sequence ATGGCAATGGCGGATATTCTGGACATGACGGATCGCAACGCGGCGGAAAAGCAAAAGGCACTCGACAGCGCCTTGGCACAGATCGAGCGTCAATTTGGCAAGGGCTCGATCATGCGCCTTGGGGGTGAGAACGCCATCCAAGAAATTGAGGCGACATCGACAGGCTCGCTCGGGCTCGATATCGCCCTTGGGATTGGGGGTCTGCCAAAGGGGCGGATCATCGAAATCTATGGCCCTGAAAGCTCGGGGAAGACCACGCTGACGCTTCACGCGGTCGCGGAAGAGCAAAAGAAGGGCGGGGTATGCGCCTTTGTCGATGCCGAACACGCGCTTGACCCACAATATGCCAAAAAATTGGGCGTGAATTTGGATGATCTTCTGATTTCTCAGCCCGATACAGGGGAACAGGCGCTTGAAATCACCGATACATTGGTGCGCTCTGGCGCGGTTAGCCTTGTGGTGGTGGATTCCGTTGCAGCGTTGACCCCGAAATCCGAACTTGAGGGTGATATGGGCGACAGCTCGGTCGGGGTGCATGCGCGCCTGATGTCTCAGGCGATGCGCAAACTGACAGGTTCCATCGCGCGCTCAAACTGTATGGTGATTTTCATCAACCAGATTCGCATGAAAATCGGTGTGATGTTTGGCAGCCCAGAAACCACCACAGGTGGTAATGCGCTGAAATTCTATTCATCCGTGCGTTTGGATATCCGCCGCATCGGCGCGATCAAGGATCGTGACGAGGTTGTCGGCAACCAAACCCGTGTGAAAGTGGTCAAAAACAAGGTGGCTCCTCCGTTCAAACAGGTGGAATTCGACATCATGTATGGCGAGGGCATCTCGAAAACGGGCGAATTGCTTGATTTGGGTGTTAAGGCAGGCGTGGTTGAGAAATCAGGCGCTTGGTTCTCTTACGGGGACGAGCGGATTGGACAGGGCCGCGAAAACGCCAAGCAATTTCTGAAAGACAATCCAAGCATGGCTTTGGAAATCGAGGACAAAATCCGTGCCGCCCATGGGTTGGAATTCGGCATGGATGACAGTGATGACAGCGCAATGGTTGAGGATTAA
- a CDS encoding gamma-glutamyl kinase, whose translation MLLFFKQKLVLFSVPKTGTTALEAAALPYASAAILDPPGMKHVSVSRYKAQLAPFFEARGKQPHETMAIMREPIDWLGSWYRYRRRDQIRGKPNSTADVSFAEFVEAWLLDTPPAFAQIGAQARFLGTDTAQIGVDHLFRYDQMDRAVAFLEQRLGVSLQLERRNVSPSLPLELPKGLEARLRAERPEEFALWEALCARL comes from the coding sequence ATGCTCTTGTTTTTTAAGCAGAAACTGGTGCTTTTCAGTGTGCCAAAAACAGGCACAACCGCATTAGAGGCCGCAGCCCTGCCCTATGCGAGTGCGGCGATTCTTGACCCGCCGGGGATGAAACATGTCTCGGTGTCGCGCTATAAGGCGCAGCTTGCCCCGTTTTTCGAGGCGCGCGGCAAGCAGCCGCATGAAACCATGGCCATCATGCGCGAACCCATTGACTGGCTTGGAAGTTGGTATCGCTACAGACGGCGCGATCAAATCAGGGGAAAACCAAATTCCACCGCTGATGTAAGTTTCGCCGAATTTGTTGAGGCGTGGTTGCTTGATACCCCCCCTGCCTTTGCACAAATCGGCGCGCAGGCGCGTTTTTTGGGCACGGACACGGCGCAGATCGGGGTCGATCACTTGTTTCGATATGATCAAATGGATCGGGCAGTCGCGTTTTTGGAACAAAGATTGGGGGTGTCGCTGCAGCTAGAGCGGCGCAATGTCTCGCCAAGCCTGCCATTGGAATTGCCCAAGGGGCTTGAGGCGCGCCTCAGGGCAGAGCGGCCCGAGGAATTCGCACTATGGGAGGCGCTCTGCGCGCGTTTGTAA
- the alaS gene encoding alanine--tRNA ligase, with translation MASLNDIRSTFLKYFERNGHAIVESSPLVPRNDPTLMFTNSGMVQFKNVFTGLEHRDPPRATTAQKCVRAGGKHNDLDNVGYTARHHTFFEMLGNFSFGDYFKKEAIPFAWELITKDFDIDPKRLLTTVYHTDDEAFEIWKKVGVPEDRIIRIATSDNFWQMGPTGPCGPCTEIFYDHGDHIWGGPPGSAEEDGDRFIEIWNVVFMQNEQFADGSMVPLKMQSIDTGMGLERIGALLQGKHDNYDTDLMRALIEASAHATSVDPDGPKNVHHRVIADHLRSTSFLIADGVMPSNEGRGYVLRRIMRRAMRHAHLLGAQDPLMYRLVPALVSQMGQAYPELGRAQALITETLKLEEERFRTTLDRGLKLLDEALVDLPEGAALAGETAFKLYDTYGFPLDLTQDALREKGRKVDTDGFDQAMEAQKAKARAAWSGSGEAADAAIWYDLADQHGPTEFLGYDTEQAEGQILALVSDGAEVNAAAKGGAVTLITNQTPFYGESGGQVGDTGLVKTDTGRAEISDTKKVAGLFLHIAKVTEGEIKTGQAAELVVDHSRRSAIRANHSATHLLHEALRRALGDHVAQRGSLNAADRLRFDFSHAKALSTEELARVDAEVNEFIRQNAAVETRIMSPDAARDLGAQALFGEKYGDEVRVVSMGKLAGSGKGSDGATYSLELCGGTHVRQTGDIGLYVTLAETASSSGVRRIEALTGQAAFDYLAQQDRILSQLGGMLKAQGPDVLARVQSLMEERRALQNERDQLRQQLALAGGGAGAKEVAAEDIGGIAFFGQVVAGVTGKDLPSLIDAHKAKIGSGAVLLIAEADGKAAVAAGVSDDLTARLSAVDLVKAAVEALGGKGGGGRADLAQGGAKDATQADAALAAVRDVIKGVS, from the coding sequence ATGGCCAGTTTGAACGATATTCGCTCAACCTTTCTCAAATATTTTGAACGCAACGGCCATGCCATTGTCGAAAGCTCGCCGCTTGTGCCGCGCAATGACCCGACTTTGATGTTCACCAATTCGGGCATGGTGCAGTTCAAAAACGTCTTCACAGGGCTTGAGCATCGCGACCCGCCGCGCGCCACCACGGCGCAAAAATGTGTGCGCGCGGGCGGTAAGCATAATGACCTTGATAATGTCGGCTACACGGCGCGCCATCACACGTTTTTCGAAATGCTTGGGAATTTCTCCTTTGGTGATTACTTCAAAAAAGAAGCCATTCCCTTTGCATGGGAATTGATCACCAAGGATTTTGATATCGACCCGAAACGTCTTTTGACCACGGTCTATCATACCGATGATGAGGCGTTTGAGATTTGGAAAAAGGTGGGCGTGCCTGAGGATCGGATCATCCGCATCGCCACATCCGACAATTTCTGGCAGATGGGGCCAACAGGCCCTTGCGGCCCTTGCACCGAGATTTTCTATGATCATGGCGACCATATCTGGGGCGGCCCTCCTGGATCAGCCGAAGAAGATGGCGATCGTTTCATCGAGATTTGGAACGTGGTTTTCATGCAAAATGAGCAATTCGCGGATGGCTCGATGGTGCCTCTTAAGATGCAGAGCATCGATACCGGCATGGGTCTTGAGCGGATTGGCGCGCTTTTGCAGGGCAAGCACGACAATTATGATACAGATCTGATGCGCGCCTTGATTGAGGCTTCCGCGCACGCAACATCCGTTGATCCAGACGGGCCAAAGAATGTGCATCACCGCGTGATTGCGGATCACTTGCGCTCGACCTCATTCTTGATTGCGGATGGGGTTATGCCCTCAAACGAGGGGCGGGGGTATGTGTTGCGCCGCATCATGCGCCGCGCGATGCGCCACGCCCATCTTTTGGGCGCGCAAGACCCGTTGATGTATCGCCTCGTGCCTGCTTTGGTCAGCCAGATGGGGCAGGCCTATCCCGAGCTTGGCCGCGCGCAGGCGCTGATCACCGAGACGCTTAAGCTTGAGGAAGAACGCTTCCGCACCACGCTTGATCGTGGGCTTAAACTGTTGGATGAGGCCCTTGTCGATCTGCCCGAAGGGGCCGCTTTGGCAGGTGAGACGGCGTTCAAACTTTATGACACATATGGCTTTCCGCTGGATTTGACCCAAGACGCTCTGCGCGAAAAGGGCCGCAAGGTCGACACAGACGGGTTTGACCAAGCGATGGAGGCCCAAAAGGCCAAGGCGCGCGCCGCATGGTCGGGGTCAGGCGAGGCGGCAGATGCCGCAATTTGGTATGATCTGGCCGATCAACATGGCCCGACCGAATTTTTGGGCTATGACACGGAACAAGCCGAAGGTCAGATTTTGGCCCTTGTTTCTGACGGGGCCGAAGTGAATGCCGCGGCAAAAGGCGGCGCTGTCACGCTGATCACGAACCAAACCCCGTTCTACGGCGAAAGCGGTGGTCAGGTCGGCGATACTGGTCTGGTTAAGACCGATACGGGCCGCGCTGAAATATCAGACACCAAAAAGGTTGCGGGCCTGTTCTTGCATATCGCCAAGGTGACAGAAGGCGAGATTAAGACCGGGCAGGCCGCGGAATTGGTTGTGGATCACAGCCGCCGCAGCGCCATTCGCGCGAACCATTCGGCCACGCATTTGTTGCACGAGGCCCTGCGCCGCGCGCTCGGCGATCATGTGGCGCAGCGTGGTTCATTGAACGCGGCGGATCGTTTGCGCTTTGATTTTTCGCACGCCAAGGCGCTCAGCACCGAGGAATTGGCGCGGGTCGATGCCGAGGTGAATGAATTCATCCGCCAAAACGCGGCTGTTGAGACACGGATCATGAGCCCTGATGCGGCGCGTGATTTGGGGGCGCAGGCGCTCTTTGGTGAGAAATACGGCGATGAGGTGCGCGTGGTCTCCATGGGTAAGCTTGCAGGGTCGGGCAAGGGCAGCGATGGAGCGACCTATAGTCTTGAACTGTGCGGCGGCACCCATGTGCGCCAGACGGGCGACATTGGGCTTTATGTGACGCTCGCGGAAACCGCTTCTTCCTCGGGTGTGCGGCGCATTGAGGCGCTGACGGGGCAAGCGGCCTTTGATTATTTGGCGCAACAAGATCGCATCCTCAGCCAGCTTGGCGGGATGCTCAAGGCGCAAGGGCCTGATGTTTTGGCCCGTGTCCAGTCCTTGATGGAGGAGCGCCGCGCGCTTCAGAATGAACGCGACCAATTGCGCCAACAGCTTGCGCTTGCGGGTGGTGGTGCGGGGGCCAAAGAGGTCGCTGCCGAAGATATCGGCGGCATCGCCTTTTTTGGGCAGGTGGTTGCAGGTGTTACTGGCAAAGATCTGCCCAGCTTGATTGATGCGCATAAGGCCAAAATCGGCTCTGGCGCGGTTCTTTTGATTGCCGAAGCCGATGGCAAGGCCGCAGTGGCCGCAGGGGTCAGCGATGATCTGACCGCGCGGCTTAGCGCCGTTGATCTGGTCAAGGCAGCCGTTGAGGCGCTTGGCGGCAAGGGCGGTGGTGGCCGCGCAGATTTGGCGCAAGGGGGGGCGAAGGATGCCACCCAAGCCGATGCGGCGCTTGCAGCCGTGCGGGATGTGATTAAGGGAGTATCATAA
- the gltA gene encoding citrate (Si)-synthase, whose amino-acid sequence MTDTKTAKLSINDRDFDLPVYSPTAGPDVIDITKLYGQAGVFTHDPGFTSTSSCESQITFIDGDKGELLHRGYPIDQLAKDSHYLEVCYLLLYGELPTAAELEDFETRVTRHTMIHEQMHNFFRGFRRDAHPMATMVGVVGAMSAFYHDSTDIADPWQREVASIRMIAKMPTIAAMAYKYSIGQPFVYPRNDLDYATNFLRMCFAVPAEEYVPDPVLSRAMDRIFTLHADHEQNASTSTVRLAGSSGANPFACIAAGIACLWGPAHGGANQACLEMLREIGTVDRIPEYIARAKDKNDPFRLMGFGHRVYKNFDPRAKVMKESADEVLDLLGVENNPTLQVAKELEKIALEDSYFADKKLYPNVDFYSGIILDAMGFPTSMFTPIFAVSRTVGWIAQWKEMLNDPAAKIGRPRQLYTGPTKRDYVDIAKR is encoded by the coding sequence ATGACTGACACGAAAACGGCCAAACTCAGCATCAATGATCGCGACTTCGATCTACCCGTCTACAGCCCCACAGCAGGGCCTGATGTCATCGACATCACCAAACTATATGGCCAAGCGGGCGTGTTCACCCATGACCCAGGCTTTACCTCCACCTCGTCTTGCGAAAGCCAGATCACCTTTATTGATGGCGACAAGGGCGAACTTTTGCACCGCGGCTACCCGATCGACCAACTGGCGAAAGATTCGCATTATCTCGAGGTTTGCTACCTCTTGCTTTATGGCGAATTGCCGACAGCGGCCGAATTGGAAGATTTCGAGACCCGCGTGACCCGTCACACTATGATCCACGAACAGATGCATAATTTCTTCCGTGGCTTCCGCCGTGACGCGCATCCAATGGCGACAATGGTGGGTGTCGTAGGGGCAATGTCGGCCTTCTATCACGACAGCACCGATATTGCGGATCCTTGGCAGCGCGAAGTGGCCTCGATCCGTATGATCGCGAAAATGCCAACCATTGCTGCGATGGCCTATAAATATTCCATCGGGCAGCCCTTTGTGTATCCACGCAATGACCTCGATTATGCGACCAATTTCTTGCGGATGTGCTTTGCCGTGCCCGCCGAGGAATATGTGCCTGATCCTGTGCTAAGCCGCGCGATGGATCGCATTTTCACGCTGCACGCAGATCACGAACAAAACGCCTCGACCTCAACGGTGCGTTTGGCGGGCTCGTCTGGGGCAAACCCGTTTGCCTGTATCGCGGCGGGTATTGCCTGCCTTTGGGGGCCTGCGCATGGCGGTGCGAACCAAGCCTGCCTTGAAATGCTGCGCGAAATTGGCACTGTGGATCGCATTCCCGAATATATTGCCCGCGCGAAAGACAAAAATGACCCGTTCCGCCTGATGGGCTTTGGTCACCGCGTCTATAAAAACTTTGACCCTCGCGCGAAGGTGATGAAGGAAAGCGCCGATGAGGTGCTGGATCTGTTGGGTGTTGAGAACAATCCAACCCTGCAAGTTGCGAAAGAACTTGAGAAAATCGCGCTTGAGGACAGCTATTTCGCGGATAAGAAACTCTATCCAAACGTGGATTTCTATTCGGGCATCATTTTGGATGCGATGGGGTTCCCAACCTCAATGTTCACCCCGATCTTCGCGGTCAGCCGCACAGTGGGTTGGATTGCACAGTGGAAAGAAATGCTGAACGATCCTGCGGCAAAAATTGGCCGCCCGCGTCAGCTTTATACGGGCCCAACCAAGCGCGATTATGTCGATATCGCCAAGCGCTAA
- a CDS encoding glutamate--tRNA ligase, with amino-acid sequence MSQPVTRFAPSPTGYLHIGGARTALFNWLYARGRGGKFLLRIEDTDRARSTPEATEAILKGLAWLGLDWDGEPISQFERADRHAEVARAMLENGKAYKCFATQDEIEAFREAARAEGKSTLYQSPWRDAAPETHPDAPFVIRLRAPRDGETIIEDQVQGRVTIGNAQLDDMVLLRSDGTPTYMLAVVVDDHDMGVTHVIRGDDHLNNAARQSQIYHAMGWDLPIWAHIPLIHGPDGKKLSKRHGALGVEEYAAMGYPPAAMRNYLARLGWSHGDDELFTDAQATEWFDLGGIGKSPARLDFKKLENVCQWHIAQMEDAALLGDIETYLAAANQPALSQSQKDGLKSALYCTKDRAKSLPELLMKAAFVLNERPIKPDEKALGALDNVSRGILKSLTAQLQNATWTREGLETLIGAVAEAHETKLGKLAAPLRAALSGQTVSPSVFDMMLVLGRDESIARLTDATVGAD; translated from the coding sequence ATGAGCCAGCCTGTCACACGTTTCGCCCCCTCGCCCACGGGGTATTTGCATATTGGCGGCGCGCGCACGGCCTTGTTCAACTGGCTTTACGCGCGCGGGCGGGGTGGAAAATTCCTGCTTCGGATCGAAGATACGGATCGCGCCCGCTCGACCCCAGAGGCGACAGAGGCCATTTTAAAGGGCTTGGCTTGGCTTGGCCTCGATTGGGATGGGGAACCCATCAGCCAGTTTGAGCGCGCAGACCGCCATGCCGAAGTGGCGCGCGCGATGCTGGAAAATGGCAAGGCCTATAAATGCTTTGCCACCCAAGACGAGATCGAAGCCTTTCGCGAGGCGGCGCGGGCCGAAGGCAAATCCACCCTTTATCAAAGCCCGTGGCGGGATGCGGCCCCTGAAACCCACCCTGACGCGCCCTTTGTGATCCGTCTGCGCGCGCCGCGTGATGGTGAAACCATCATCGAAGATCAGGTTCAGGGGCGTGTCACCATCGGCAACGCACAGTTGGATGATATGGTTTTGCTGCGCTCGGACGGAACCCCGACCTATATGTTGGCGGTGGTGGTCGATGACCATGACATGGGTGTGACCCATGTGATCCGTGGCGATGACCATCTCAACAATGCCGCACGGCAAAGCCAGATTTATCACGCAATGGGATGGGATTTACCGATTTGGGCACATATCCCGCTGATCCACGGGCCAGACGGCAAAAAACTGTCCAAACGTCACGGCGCTTTGGGGGTCGAGGAATATGCCGCGATGGGATACCCGCCTGCCGCAATGCGCAATTATCTCGCCCGTCTGGGATGGAGCCATGGTGATGATGAATTGTTCACCGATGCCCAAGCGACCGAATGGTTTGATCTGGGCGGCATTGGCAAATCGCCTGCGCGGCTTGACTTCAAAAAGCTCGAAAATGTCTGCCAATGGCATATCGCACAGATGGAAGATGCCGCGCTTTTGGGGGATATTGAAACATATCTCGCAGCGGCCAATCAGCCCGCCCTTTCGCAATCGCAGAAAGATGGCCTCAAATCCGCGCTCTATTGCACAAAGGATCGCGCCAAATCCCTGCCTGAGCTTTTGATGAAGGCCGCATTTGTTTTGAACGAAAGACCAATAAAACCTGATGAAAAGGCCTTAGGGGCGCTGGATAATGTATCCCGTGGTATACTGAAATCATTGACTGCGCAGTTGCAGAATGCTACGTGGACGCGTGAGGGTCTTGAAACGCTGATCGGCGCAGTCGCCGAGGCGCATGAGACCAAGCTTGGCAAATTGGCAGCACCGCTTCGTGCGGCCTTGTCGGGACAAACAGTTTCACCGAGCGTCTTTGATATGATGCTCGTGCTGGGTCGGGACGAATCCATTGCCCGACTTACGGATGCAACGGTTGGTGCGGATTAA
- a CDS encoding DUF1330 domain-containing protein, translated as MAGAYWVAHVTVTNPEEYARYAELAGPAIAAFGGKFLARGGEVIIKEGQGHARNVVIWFPSLADANACYDSPAYQEAMAFAKDSSIRELVLIEGVE; from the coding sequence ATGGCAGGGGCATATTGGGTGGCGCATGTCACCGTTACAAATCCAGAGGAATATGCGCGCTATGCCGAATTGGCAGGCCCCGCGATTGCGGCCTTTGGTGGCAAATTCTTGGCCCGCGGTGGTGAGGTGATCATCAAAGAAGGGCAGGGTCATGCGCGCAATGTGGTGATCTGGTTCCCCAGTTTGGCCGATGCCAATGCCTGCTATGACAGCCCCGCCTATCAAGAGGCGATGGCATTTGCCAAGGACAGCTCAATACGCGAATTGGTCTTGATTGAAGGCGTGGAATAA
- a CDS encoding ComEC/Rec2 family competence protein — protein MPIAAPHPPIHIWTRRLGFRAFVSNLRAQAQDRFLWVPVFLAAGIAAYFALPVEPDTGTRIAVFAAGLCCAALGVWARGGIALISIGLSLFLMGLSLGAWRAHQMQAPILGWPYYGVIEGRVVMLDRSASEAPRLTLDRVTMAPISPPRTPDRLRLSLHGQSVQVPQIGDIIRIEARALPPSPASEPNGFDFQRHAYFLGLGAVGYSRKDFEVIDHDPSGLWLTRARLDLSRAIQARMQAGAGGFAAAILTGDRAGLIATDVEAMRDTNIAHLLAISGLHMGLLTGFVFTALRVILALFPRVALYYPTKKWAAIAALAAGGFYLALSGGSVATERAYIQVAVMFTAVLCDRRAISLRSVAIAALIVLIRRPETLLSPGFQMSFAATAALVVGFGALLRLFTGRTGPRS, from the coding sequence GTGCCGATTGCAGCACCACATCCACCGATCCACATCTGGACGCGCCGCCTTGGGTTTCGCGCTTTTGTTTCTAACCTCCGCGCGCAAGCCCAAGATCGATTTTTATGGGTGCCGGTCTTTTTGGCCGCAGGCATTGCAGCATATTTTGCGCTGCCTGTGGAACCTGACACGGGCACGCGCATCGCCGTTTTTGCAGCGGGGCTGTGCTGCGCAGCCCTTGGTGTTTGGGCGCGTGGCGGGATTGCGCTGATCTCTATTGGGCTTTCACTTTTCTTAATGGGGCTGTCCCTTGGGGCATGGCGCGCGCATCAAATGCAGGCTCCTATCTTGGGATGGCCATATTACGGCGTGATTGAGGGGCGGGTGGTGATGCTTGACCGCTCGGCCTCAGAGGCGCCGCGCCTGACTTTAGACCGCGTCACCATGGCCCCCATCAGCCCCCCCAGAACGCCAGACAGGCTGCGCCTGTCTTTGCATGGGCAATCGGTGCAAGTGCCGCAAATTGGCGATATCATTCGGATTGAGGCGCGCGCCTTGCCGCCATCGCCCGCATCAGAACCGAATGGGTTTGATTTCCAACGCCATGCCTATTTTCTGGGGCTTGGTGCCGTTGGCTACAGCCGCAAAGATTTCGAAGTGATTGACCATGATCCATCGGGCCTGTGGTTGACCCGCGCGCGGCTTGATCTTTCGCGCGCCATTCAAGCACGCATGCAGGCGGGGGCAGGGGGATTTGCCGCCGCGATTTTAACAGGGGATCGCGCGGGCCTGATCGCCACCGATGTCGAGGCGATGCGCGACACCAATATCGCCCATCTCCTTGCAATATCTGGGCTGCATATGGGGCTTTTGACGGGGTTTGTTTTTACGGCCTTGCGGGTGATCTTGGCCCTTTTTCCGCGCGTGGCGCTCTACTACCCGACCAAGAAATGGGCGGCTATTGCAGCCCTTGCTGCGGGCGGGTTCTATCTGGCCCTTTCGGGCGGGTCAGTCGCGACCGAGCGCGCCTATATTCAGGTCGCGGTCATGTTCACGGCGGTTCTCTGTGATCGGCGGGCGATTTCACTGCGCTCTGTTGCGATTGCAGCTTTGATCGTGCTGATCCGCCGACCCGAGACATTGTTATCGCCGGGCTTTCAGATGTCATTTGCGGCCACGGCGGCGCTTGTGGTTGGGTTTGGGGCCTTGTTGCGCCTGTTTACGGGGCGGACGGGCCCGCGCTCTTAG